The Orcinus orca chromosome 4, mOrcOrc1.1, whole genome shotgun sequence genome includes a region encoding these proteins:
- the GAR1 gene encoding H/ACA ribonucleoprotein complex subunit 1 isoform X1, with product MSFRGGGRGGFSRGGGFGRGGSSNHHFRGGGGGNFRGGGGGRGGFGRGGGRGAFNRGQDHGPPEQVVLLGEFLHPCEDDIVCKCTTDENKVPYFNAPVYLENKEQIGKVDEIFGQLRDFYFSVKLSENMKASSFKKLQKFYIDPYKLLPLQRFLPRPPGEKGPPRGGGRGGRGGGRGGGGRGARGGGFRGGRGSGGGGFRGGRGGGGFRGRGR from the exons ATGTCTTTTCGTGGCGGAGGTCGCGGAGGCTTTAGTCGAGGTGGCGGCTTCGGTCGCGGCGGCAGCAGCAACCACCACTTCCGAGGTGGAGGCGGCGGCAATTtcagaggcggcggcggcggcagaggAGGATTTGGACGAGGGGGCGGCCGCGGAGCTTTTAACAGAGGCCAGGACCACGGACCTCCAGAGCAAGTAGTTT TATTAGGAGAGTTCCTGCACCCCTGTGAGGATGACATAGTTTGTAAATGTACCACAGATGAAAATAAGGTGCCTTATTTCAATGCTCCagtttatttagaaaacaaagaacaaattggAAAAGTGGATGAAATATTTGGACAACTTAGAGATTTT tatttTTCAGTTAAATTGTCAGAGAACATGAAGGcatcttcctttaaaaaactgcAGAAG TTTTATATAGACCCATATAAGCTGCTGCCATTGCAGAGGTTTCTACCTCGACCTCCGGGTGAGAAGGGGCCTCCCAGAGGCGGTGGCAGGGGCGGtcgaggaggaggaagaggcggAGGTGGCAGAGGTGCGAGGGGTG gtGGTTTTAGAGGTGGAAGAGGAAGTGGAGGTGGAGGtttcagaggaggaagagggggtggtGGTTTTAGAG GAAGAGGACGTTAA
- the GAR1 gene encoding H/ACA ribonucleoprotein complex subunit 1 isoform X2 yields MSFRGGGRGGFSRGGGFGRGGSSNHHFRGGGGGNFRGGGGGRGGFGRGGGRGAFNRGQDHGPPEQVVLLGEFLHPCEDDIVCKCTTDENKVPYFNAPVYLENKEQIGKVDEIFGQLRDFYFSVKLSENMKASSFKKLQKFYIDPYKLLPLQRFLPRPPGEKGPPRGGGRGGRGGGRGGGGRGARGGGFRGRGR; encoded by the exons ATGTCTTTTCGTGGCGGAGGTCGCGGAGGCTTTAGTCGAGGTGGCGGCTTCGGTCGCGGCGGCAGCAGCAACCACCACTTCCGAGGTGGAGGCGGCGGCAATTtcagaggcggcggcggcggcagaggAGGATTTGGACGAGGGGGCGGCCGCGGAGCTTTTAACAGAGGCCAGGACCACGGACCTCCAGAGCAAGTAGTTT TATTAGGAGAGTTCCTGCACCCCTGTGAGGATGACATAGTTTGTAAATGTACCACAGATGAAAATAAGGTGCCTTATTTCAATGCTCCagtttatttagaaaacaaagaacaaattggAAAAGTGGATGAAATATTTGGACAACTTAGAGATTTT tatttTTCAGTTAAATTGTCAGAGAACATGAAGGcatcttcctttaaaaaactgcAGAAG TTTTATATAGACCCATATAAGCTGCTGCCATTGCAGAGGTTTCTACCTCGACCTCCGGGTGAGAAGGGGCCTCCCAGAGGCGGTGGCAGGGGCGGtcgaggaggaggaagaggcggAGGTGGCAGAGGTGCGAGGGGTG gtGGTTTTAGAG GAAGAGGACGTTAA